A section of the Solitalea canadensis DSM 3403 genome encodes:
- a CDS encoding sugar transferase — MYKLFFKRFFDLIIAIPAFIILSPVFLIMSIILAFVNHGSPFFTQARPGKNERIFWVLKFKTMNENKDKKGNLLPDPDRLTTVGKFVRKTSLDEIPQLLNVIKGDMTLIGPRPLLPSYLPLYNDTQKRRHEVTPGITGWAQVNGRNTLSWTEKFNYDVWYVDHLSFGLDLRILMLTIKKVLKSEGINQAGNATMEAFTGSNPHDTETKNNVSHQSKVLLSN; from the coding sequence ATGTATAAACTATTTTTCAAGCGCTTTTTTGATCTTATTATTGCCATTCCAGCATTCATAATACTATCTCCGGTGTTTCTCATTATGAGCATAATCCTTGCTTTTGTGAACCACGGGTCTCCTTTTTTCACCCAAGCCCGACCAGGGAAGAATGAACGAATTTTCTGGGTGTTAAAATTCAAAACAATGAATGAAAATAAGGATAAGAAAGGCAATTTATTACCGGATCCCGACAGGTTAACTACAGTTGGGAAATTTGTTCGAAAAACATCATTAGATGAAATCCCTCAACTATTAAATGTAATTAAGGGAGACATGACCCTGATTGGACCAAGGCCTTTACTACCGAGCTATTTACCATTATATAATGATACCCAAAAGCGCAGACATGAGGTAACGCCAGGAATAACCGGTTGGGCACAGGTGAATGGACGAAATACCCTAAGTTGGACTGAAAAATTCAATTATGATGTATGGTATGTAGATCATCTTTCTTTTGGACTTGATCTAAGAATTTTAATGCTGACGATTAAAAAAGTGCTTAAAAGCGAAGGAATCAATCAAGCCGGAAATGCAACGATGGAAGCATTTACAGGCTCAAATCCGCATGATACTGAAACTAAAAACAATGTATCCCATCAATCAAAAGTTTTGCTCTCAAATTAA
- a CDS encoding polysaccharide biosynthesis protein: MFTLSPSPQRVKKEAFFTLRISSSRFIPRWLVFSIDTIISTIAFVCAFIMFYDFNIHALFAHKGLETLVYINLLISIAVSLTFKTYAGIIRLTSLQDMARIFNAIFFNAVLLGVVKLGLSNIESIIILPLNVILKYFLILFFFSTSYRFLIKLGFESIRRENTLKKSILIFGAGESGMITKHVINHEAQCGLKVIGFLDDNLNKVGKYIDGIKIYNARTDIQFLVDKYKVEEVIISIQNLDINRKRELVDICLLHEIKVVTIPRASNWIDGSFNLNQLRNIKIEELLEREVITIQNAKVTDELRNKRILVTGAAGSIGSEVVRQVLKFNPELLVLCDQAETALYNIELEFKESFPNACIQPFIADIRNKERMEYLFDKYKPEIVFHAAAYKHVPMMEHHPSEAILTNVGGTKNVADLSVKYQVEKFVMISTDKAVNPTNVMGASKRIAEIYTQSLNDYYVQNGIESSTRFITTRFGNVLGSNGSVIPRFKEQIEKGGPITVTHPDINRYFMTIPEACQLVIEAGTMGNGGEIFVFDMGKSVKIVDLAKKMIQLSGLTPDKDIQIVFTGLRPGEKLYEELLNDSECVQKTHHEKIKIARVRKYKYEWVEESINELLSSATNFQEKSIVRQMKLIVPEFKSKQSVYEELDAPHLSLEQANIAV; this comes from the coding sequence ATGTTTACGCTCTCTCCTTCTCCTCAAAGAGTAAAAAAAGAAGCTTTTTTTACTCTTAGAATCTCGTCTTCGCGCTTTATACCGCGGTGGCTGGTATTTAGTATTGATACCATCATCAGTACAATTGCCTTTGTTTGTGCATTTATAATGTTTTATGACTTTAACATACATGCATTATTTGCCCACAAAGGATTAGAAACGCTCGTTTATATTAATCTACTTATTTCGATTGCGGTATCGTTAACATTTAAAACATACGCCGGTATTATCAGATTAACCAGTTTGCAGGATATGGCCCGAATTTTCAACGCCATATTTTTTAATGCGGTTTTGTTAGGTGTGGTTAAACTCGGACTCAGTAATATTGAATCGATTATCATCTTGCCCCTCAATGTTATATTAAAATACTTTTTGATTCTTTTCTTCTTTTCTACTTCCTACCGATTTTTAATAAAACTTGGTTTTGAGTCAATACGAAGAGAAAATACCTTAAAGAAATCCATTTTAATTTTTGGTGCCGGCGAATCTGGCATGATTACTAAACATGTAATAAATCACGAAGCTCAATGTGGATTAAAGGTGATAGGATTTCTGGATGATAACCTAAATAAAGTAGGTAAATACATTGATGGTATTAAAATTTATAATGCCAGAACTGACATTCAATTTCTTGTAGATAAGTATAAAGTTGAAGAAGTTATTATCAGTATCCAAAATCTTGATATTAACAGGAAAAGAGAACTTGTTGATATATGTTTATTACATGAAATTAAAGTGGTTACGATACCTCGTGCTTCAAATTGGATCGACGGTAGTTTTAATCTTAATCAACTTCGGAATATTAAAATTGAAGAACTTCTTGAACGAGAAGTTATTACTATACAAAATGCCAAGGTTACAGATGAGCTCCGCAATAAAAGGATTTTGGTTACGGGGGCAGCTGGTTCTATTGGAAGTGAAGTGGTTAGACAGGTACTCAAATTTAACCCTGAACTACTTGTTTTATGTGATCAGGCCGAAACTGCTCTTTATAATATTGAATTAGAATTCAAAGAATCGTTCCCTAACGCTTGTATTCAGCCGTTTATTGCCGATATCCGAAATAAGGAACGTATGGAGTATCTTTTCGATAAATACAAACCAGAGATTGTTTTCCATGCTGCTGCTTATAAACATGTTCCGATGATGGAACATCATCCTTCAGAAGCCATCTTAACCAATGTTGGTGGAACCAAAAATGTTGCGGATTTATCAGTTAAATACCAGGTTGAAAAATTTGTGATGATTTCAACCGACAAAGCTGTAAATCCAACAAATGTAATGGGCGCCTCAAAAAGAATAGCTGAAATTTATACGCAGTCATTGAATGACTATTATGTACAAAACGGAATTGAATCATCTACACGTTTTATTACCACCCGTTTTGGTAACGTATTAGGCTCTAATGGTTCTGTAATTCCGCGCTTTAAGGAACAAATTGAAAAAGGCGGACCAATTACCGTTACCCACCCCGACATCAACAGGTATTTCATGACAATTCCTGAAGCCTGTCAGTTGGTTATTGAAGCCGGAACAATGGGAAATGGCGGAGAGATATTTGTTTTCGACATGGGCAAATCCGTTAAGATTGTTGATTTAGCGAAAAAGATGATCCAGCTTTCTGGTTTAACCCCTGATAAGGACATACAAATTGTTTTCACGGGATTACGTCCGGGAGAAAAGCTGTATGAAGAGTTATTAAATGACTCCGAATGCGTCCAAAAAACTCACCATGAGAAAATTAAAATTGCTCGGGTTCGAAAATATAAATATGAATGGGTAGAAGAATCCATCAACGAACTGTTAAGCTCAGCAACTAATTTTCAGGAAAAATCGATTGTTCGTCAGATGAAATTGATTGTTCCTGAATTTAAAAGTAAACAATCCGTTTACGAAGAATTAGATGCTCCCCATTTGTCATTAGAACAAGCAAATATTGCTGTTTAA